One genomic region from Terriglobia bacterium encodes:
- the pheS gene encoding phenylalanine--tRNA ligase subunit alpha: MLIAHKAAKTLKDLGISTPEAISELFAEVAAHLDDERQALVAQGASDERERGQKVKDLRDRWLARKGGIVSLIDENWLKTASKELKPAVGRAFNELRRHAASVDAEELLQEVPVRGGAARARGAAADAGPAASCFDLTLPGYRRPLGSVHPVTQVMREIEDIFLGLGFSIESGPEIESVYYNFDALNIPDSHPARDDWDTLYVNSETVLRTHTSPVQIRAMEKHGAPLYILCPGKAYRHDNPDSTHATMFHQVEGLAVDTDVTFADLKGTLDYFAKKFFGDRIKTNFSPSFFPFTEPSGDLSISCVFCGGEGCRVCKESGWVEVMGCGMVHPDVLRHGGIDPERYSGWAFGLGVERFAMMKYDINDIQLFHQGDVRFLEQF, translated from the coding sequence ATGCTGATCGCTCACAAGGCCGCCAAGACACTGAAGGACCTCGGCATCAGTACTCCTGAGGCCATCAGCGAGTTGTTCGCCGAGGTTGCGGCGCATCTGGACGACGAGCGGCAGGCGCTGGTTGCGCAGGGCGCCTCCGATGAGCGGGAGCGCGGCCAGAAGGTCAAGGACCTGCGCGACCGCTGGCTGGCACGCAAGGGCGGCATCGTCTCGCTGATCGACGAAAACTGGCTGAAAACGGCCTCAAAAGAACTAAAGCCTGCGGTGGGCCGCGCATTCAATGAACTGCGCCGGCATGCGGCTTCCGTTGATGCTGAGGAACTTCTTCAGGAGGTCCCGGTCCGTGGCGGCGCGGCGCGGGCGCGCGGAGCTGCCGCCGATGCCGGTCCTGCCGCGAGCTGTTTCGACCTCACGCTGCCGGGTTACCGAAGACCGCTGGGCTCCGTCCATCCCGTTACTCAGGTGATGCGGGAGATCGAAGATATCTTTCTTGGGCTTGGGTTTTCCATCGAGTCGGGGCCGGAAATCGAATCGGTCTATTACAATTTTGATGCGCTCAATATTCCCGATAGCCATCCGGCGCGGGATGACTGGGACACGCTGTACGTGAATTCTGAAACCGTGTTGCGCACCCACACATCTCCGGTGCAGATTCGCGCCATGGAGAAGCACGGGGCGCCACTTTATATCCTTTGTCCTGGGAAGGCCTACCGGCACGACAACCCGGACTCCACACACGCCACCATGTTCCACCAGGTGGAGGGGTTGGCGGTTGATACCGACGTCACCTTTGCAGACTTGAAGGGAACGCTGGATTATTTTGCAAAAAAATTTTTCGGCGACCGGATCAAGACCAACTTTTCTCCCAGTTTCTTCCCCTTTACGGAGCCCAGCGGTGACCTGTCCATCAGTTGCGTCTTCTGCGGCGGGGAAGGCTGCCGGGTCTGCAAGGAGAGCGGCTGGGTTGAGGTGATGGGCTGCGGAATGGTGCACCCGGACGTGCTGCGGCACGGCGGCATCGATCCGGAGCGCTACTCCGGCTGGGCGTTCGGGCTGGGCGTTGAGCGCTTTGCGATGATGAAGTATGACATCAACGATATCCAGCTTTTCCACCAGGGTGACGTGCGGTTTCTGGAGCAATTCTGA
- the rplT gene encoding 50S ribosomal protein L20, whose amino-acid sequence MPRVKRGTVRRAQRKKLAKLTKGYFLKKSKLYKFMKEAADRAGRFAYRDRRRKKRDFRRLWIVRIGAAARQHELTYSQFIHGLKKLGVELDRKSLAEMAAMDQPAFAGLAARVKTALKAG is encoded by the coding sequence ATGCCAAGAGTCAAGCGCGGAACTGTGCGCCGCGCCCAGCGCAAGAAGCTCGCCAAGCTCACCAAAGGCTATTTCCTCAAGAAGAGCAAGCTCTACAAATTCATGAAAGAGGCCGCGGACCGCGCGGGGCGCTTTGCCTATCGTGACCGCCGGCGCAAGAAGCGGGACTTTCGCCGTCTCTGGATCGTGCGGATTGGCGCGGCCGCGCGGCAGCACGAGCTGACCTACAGCCAGTTTATTCACGGGTTGAAAAAACTGGGCGTGGAGCTTGATCGCAAATCTCTCGCCGAGATGGCTGCCATGGACCAGCCGGCTTTTGCCGGGCTCGCAGCCCGGGTGAAGACGGCCTTGAAGGCAGGCTAA
- the rpmI gene encoding 50S ribosomal protein L35 has translation MPKMKLKTHKGAAKRFKLTASGKVMSGHAGARHILTSKTRKRKRKLGASSVIAGADVHHVKAMLPYGR, from the coding sequence TTGCCTAAGATGAAACTGAAGACGCATAAGGGCGCTGCCAAGCGGTTCAAGCTGACTGCCAGCGGAAAAGTGATGAGCGGCCACGCAGGAGCCCGCCACATTCTGACCTCAAAGACGCGGAAGCGCAAAAGGAAGCTCGGAGCGTCCTCCGTGATCGCGGGCGCTGATGTCCATCACGTGAAGGCCATGCTGCCGTACGGCCGCTAA
- the infC gene encoding translation initiation factor IF-3, producing MVHGTRRAFISRNFVRINDRIRAREIRLIDEDGNQVGVMPPFEALKIAREQGLDLVEVAPQANPPVCRIINYGKYLYQLSKRQHEARKHQKAAGLKEVKMRPRISVHDYETKRNRITEFLKEGAKVKAAIMFRGRENAHRDLGWEMMRRLAEDLSEIGQLEIGPRQEGPNLSAIFSPRKPTAKAGKSPARPASQRAQQPQEQEQPKPAPVHETSGG from the coding sequence ATGGTCCATGGGACCAGGAGGGCATTTATCAGTCGGAATTTCGTTCGAATCAACGATAGAATTCGCGCCCGGGAAATTCGTCTGATCGACGAGGATGGCAACCAGGTTGGAGTGATGCCGCCCTTTGAAGCCTTGAAGATTGCACGGGAACAAGGTCTCGACCTGGTGGAAGTGGCGCCTCAGGCAAATCCGCCCGTCTGCCGCATTATTAATTACGGCAAATACCTGTACCAACTGAGCAAAAGGCAGCATGAAGCCCGCAAGCACCAGAAGGCCGCCGGACTGAAAGAAGTGAAGATGCGTCCTCGCATCTCGGTCCATGACTATGAGACCAAGCGGAACCGCATCACTGAGTTTTTGAAGGAAGGAGCGAAGGTCAAGGCTGCCATCATGTTTCGTGGGCGCGAAAACGCGCACCGGGACCTGGGCTGGGAAATGATGCGGCGCCTGGCAGAAGACCTCAGCGAAATAGGACAACTGGAGATCGGCCCGCGGCAGGAGGGGCCGAACTTGTCGGCCATCTTTTCTCCAAGAAAGCCCACGGCTAAAGCGGGGAAGTCTCCCGCGCGCCCAGCCAGCCAACGCGCACAGCAGCCGCAGGAGCAGGAGCAGCCGAAACCTGCGCCCGTGCATGAAACCTCCGGAGGATAG